Proteins encoded by one window of Archaeoglobus veneficus SNP6:
- the serA gene encoding phosphoglycerate dehydrogenase, producing the protein MKVLVTDPIPDEAIQRMRSEGLEVDVRTGISEDELVSIIPEYEALVVRSGTKVTRRVIEAAKKLRIIGRAGVGVDNIDVQAATQHGIIVVNAPGGNSVSTAEHTLALILAVARRIPQADRSVKEGRWERKKFIGMELRGKTIGVIGLGKVGFEVAKRAKALEMNVLAYDPYISEERAKEIGAKLVDLDELLKSSDIVTIHVPKTKETEGLISREKIAIMKDGAYLINCARGGLVDEKALYDALKEGKLAGAALDVYEKEPPDANNPLFTLENVVTTPHLGASTKEAQISVGMTVANEIINMAKGLPVRNAVNLPSMDAREYEYIMPYLKLAEKMGRLAASRLRAVRSVRITFRGRLAEVKTEFVTRALLKGLLEGIVSNINLVSALPVARERGIAIEETRGDVESYESLLEAEISNGERSISIAGTCFGSEYRIVRIDRYKVDFVPEGHYVISLHEDKPGVIGRVGTLFGKHNINIAGMLVGRYGGRGGVQLMLLLVDDPPSDEVLDEMVKLDGIIDAVYVHL; encoded by the coding sequence ATGAAAGTCCTTGTCACCGATCCGATACCAGATGAAGCGATACAACGAATGCGCAGCGAGGGGCTGGAAGTTGACGTCAGGACGGGCATAAGCGAGGATGAACTCGTTTCGATAATACCGGAATACGAGGCACTCGTTGTGAGGAGCGGCACAAAGGTAACGAGGCGAGTTATTGAGGCGGCAAAGAAGCTCAGGATAATCGGAAGGGCTGGCGTGGGCGTTGACAATATAGACGTTCAGGCTGCAACGCAGCACGGCATAATCGTCGTAAACGCCCCTGGCGGTAATTCTGTTTCCACGGCTGAGCATACACTTGCTCTGATCCTCGCAGTCGCAAGGAGGATCCCACAGGCAGATAGAAGCGTCAAGGAGGGTAGATGGGAAAGAAAGAAGTTCATAGGTATGGAACTTAGGGGCAAAACCATAGGCGTCATAGGTCTCGGCAAGGTCGGATTCGAAGTTGCGAAGCGTGCAAAGGCTCTGGAAATGAACGTGCTTGCATATGACCCCTACATAAGCGAGGAAAGAGCCAAGGAAATTGGAGCGAAACTCGTGGACCTCGACGAGCTTCTGAAGAGTTCTGACATCGTGACGATCCATGTACCAAAAACAAAGGAGACTGAGGGACTGATATCCCGCGAGAAGATTGCCATCATGAAGGATGGAGCATATCTAATAAACTGCGCGAGAGGGGGACTTGTTGACGAAAAAGCACTGTACGATGCCCTGAAAGAGGGCAAGCTCGCTGGAGCTGCCCTGGATGTTTACGAGAAAGAGCCGCCCGATGCAAACAACCCGCTTTTCACCCTCGAAAATGTGGTTACCACTCCCCACCTCGGTGCATCGACGAAAGAGGCGCAGATAAGCGTCGGCATGACTGTTGCCAATGAAATCATCAACATGGCGAAAGGACTGCCCGTCAGAAATGCAGTAAACCTACCAAGTATGGATGCGAGAGAGTACGAGTACATCATGCCCTACCTCAAACTCGCGGAAAAAATGGGGAGGCTTGCAGCCTCCAGACTCAGGGCAGTTAGAAGCGTAAGAATTACATTCAGGGGGAGGCTCGCTGAAGTCAAGACGGAGTTCGTGACAAGGGCTCTGCTGAAGGGGCTTCTTGAGGGCATAGTGTCTAACATCAACCTCGTTTCTGCGCTTCCAGTAGCGAGAGAGCGTGGAATTGCTATCGAGGAAACGAGGGGTGATGTCGAGAGTTACGAGAGCCTTCTCGAGGCTGAAATAAGTAACGGTGAGCGCAGCATCAGCATAGCAGGTACATGCTTCGGCAGCGAGTACCGCATAGTCAGAATTGACCGCTACAAGGTGGACTTCGTGCCGGAAGGCCACTATGTGATTTCTCTTCACGAAGATAAGCCGGGAGTTATCGGCAGAGTTGGAACACTCTTCGGAAAGCACAACATAAACATCGCCGGTATGCTCGTAGGCAGGTACGGTGGGAGAGGTGGAGTGCAGCTAATGCTGCTTCTCGTTGATGACCCGCCAAGCGATGAAGTGCTCGACGAAATGGTCAAGCTCGATGGAATAATTGATGCCGTTTACGTCCACCTCTAA
- a CDS encoding IS6 family transposase, translating into MQPALSQLVDYVKSTKVFRRNRKDVELKILAALLYFFGLSLRKTSDFLSLFEEISHESVRIYYHRLKTVLKQPEKKKRRLVAIDETKIKLEKKQIFVWAAIDVDTMECLAIWASGGRGSFEAYVFLREVLKHCENKPEIVVDRGFWYLWALKRLGLRYRHETFGRRNAVEGFFSRFKERTKRFWNRFPFRSSFVSVQSWLESFMAFYNYWRC; encoded by the coding sequence ATGCAGCCTGCGCTAAGCCAGTTGGTAGATTACGTCAAGTCTACAAAAGTCTTTCGAAGGAACAGGAAAGATGTGGAACTTAAAATACTTGCAGCATTATTATACTTCTTTGGCCTTTCTTTGAGAAAAACAAGTGATTTTCTATCTTTATTCGAAGAAATAAGTCACGAATCTGTTAGGATTTACTACCATAGACTCAAAACAGTCTTAAAACAACCAGAAAAGAAGAAAAGAAGACTTGTTGCGATAGATGAAACAAAAATAAAACTGGAAAAGAAACAAATCTTTGTTTGGGCTGCTATAGACGTTGATACCATGGAATGCCTAGCTATATGGGCTTCTGGAGGAAGAGGAAGCTTTGAAGCTTACGTTTTCCTTAGAGAAGTTCTCAAGCATTGCGAAAACAAGCCAGAGATCGTTGTTGATAGAGGTTTCTGGTATCTGTGGGCTTTGAAAAGGTTAGGGCTGAGATACAGGCATGAAACGTTTGGTAGAAGAAATGCTGTAGAAGGATTCTTTTCGAGGTTTAAAGAGAGAACGAAGAGGTTCTGGAACAGATTTCCATTCAGGAGTTCTTTTGTCTCTGTACAGAGCTGGTTGGAGAGCTTTATGGCCTTCTACAACTACTGGAGGTGTTAA
- a CDS encoding AsnC family transcriptional regulator: MIDAKDRKIIEILKEDARTPFTRIAKELGITEAAVRKRVKNLEERGVIKKYTVEVDGSKLGYNVTALTGVDTEPDKFLEIAKKLKEYDFTYNVYITSGDHMIMTEIWAKDREGLMKILAEIGGLDGVKRVCPAIVLEKIK, encoded by the coding sequence ATCATAGATGCTAAAGATAGAAAGATTATCGAAATCCTGAAGGAGGATGCTCGAACCCCCTTCACAAGGATTGCGAAGGAGTTGGGTATTACCGAGGCTGCCGTGAGGAAGAGAGTCAAGAACCTCGAGGAGAGAGGAGTTATAAAAAAATACACGGTTGAAGTTGATGGCTCAAAGCTCGGGTACAATGTCACGGCTCTGACGGGCGTGGATACAGAGCCCGACAAATTTCTGGAAATAGCAAAGAAGCTCAAAGAGTATGATTTCACATATAACGTTTACATTACGAGTGGAGACCACATGATAATGACCGAAATCTGGGCCAAGGACAGAGAGGGGCTTATGAAAATTCTGGCAGAGATTGGAGGGCTCGATGGAGTTAAGAGAGTCTGCCCAGCCATCGTACTCGAGAAGATAAAGTAA
- a CDS encoding phosphoribosyltransferase, protein MIYRDRTHAGRELSKLDVDFDVVAGIPRGGVIVAAEIAKERGKPLLIVGVRKLPVPLNPEAGFGAVAEDGSIYLNKKIVNRTGLSDDEIWGIAENVKKEVERRVNVYRKGEGEIHDLDGKTVLLVDDGFATGYTAIAAIELLRNKNAGKIIAAAPCAPETTVELLEDYADEVVVLNVQAYSPFAVAEYYYDFRELSDEDVLRALEDVDVM, encoded by the coding sequence ATGATATATCGTGACAGAACTCATGCGGGAAGAGAGCTTTCGAAGCTCGATGTTGATTTCGATGTCGTTGCGGGGATACCTCGGGGTGGAGTCATCGTAGCAGCTGAAATTGCAAAAGAGAGGGGAAAACCCCTTCTGATAGTAGGCGTTAGGAAGCTTCCGGTACCATTGAACCCTGAAGCAGGCTTCGGGGCAGTGGCAGAAGACGGCTCCATTTACCTCAACAAGAAAATCGTTAACAGGACCGGTCTCAGCGATGACGAGATATGGGGAATCGCTGAAAATGTTAAGAAGGAAGTAGAGAGGAGAGTAAACGTTTACAGAAAAGGTGAGGGTGAAATACATGATCTGGATGGAAAAACCGTGCTACTTGTTGACGATGGTTTTGCTACTGGATACACAGCTATTGCGGCAATAGAACTTTTGAGAAATAAAAACGCCGGAAAAATAATAGCTGCGGCCCCCTGCGCTCCTGAGACCACGGTAGAACTGCTTGAGGACTACGCGGACGAGGTGGTAGTTTTGAACGTCCAGGCGTATTCACCCTTTGCAGTAGCCGAATACTACTACGACTTCCGAGAACTGAGCGATGAAGATGTTCTACGGGCTCTCGAAGATGTTGACGTCATGTAG
- a CDS encoding sodium:solute symporter family protein: protein MNEFHALLAAYAVAGTAIALYARKLGVKDHVDFFIAGRNVSGVISALTYAATTYSAFMMVGLVGYTYASGVGAAAFELFYLVGTLFLLSTFARKIWQIAKDYEIVSPAELIGHFHGRSAAIAAALVSLIALIPYTSIQIIGVSLLLEKTGITYTSAVFVTTALVVLWALIGGLRGVAWTDAVQGGVMLFAAVAAVLWVYQWGFSDVSFISEVERLGELLVVPNSFWTPAKFAGLTVPWFFFALTNPQVVQRLFIPKDSNALRKMILLFGGFGLIYTVLVTFLGLELRTLTEIGKFPLVSNADAVTPTLLTLMPGWLFLLVAFSILAAAITTANSIVLALSSIVSRDIAGEKGLAVGQVAVLGISMAVAVFALMRPGYIVELAVLSSTILLSLLPPTLAILGVLPLGRRAGAITILMGTFTAIMLMALHITPAGIPASLWVLFVSLAIYTALTFKQRSR from the coding sequence GTGAATGAGTTCCACGCTTTGCTCGCCGCCTACGCCGTAGCAGGCACGGCAATAGCACTATACGCAAGGAAGTTAGGAGTAAAGGATCATGTTGATTTCTTCATAGCAGGGAGAAACGTCAGCGGAGTTATTTCCGCTTTAACATACGCGGCAACAACGTATTCCGCGTTCATGATGGTTGGTCTCGTAGGCTACACATATGCGAGCGGGGTTGGCGCGGCAGCATTCGAACTTTTCTACCTCGTCGGTACACTCTTCCTTCTTTCGACCTTCGCTCGTAAAATATGGCAGATAGCAAAAGACTACGAAATTGTCTCACCCGCGGAGCTCATAGGACACTTTCATGGTAGAAGTGCAGCCATCGCCGCAGCCCTCGTATCGCTTATCGCCCTCATACCTTACACATCCATTCAGATTATAGGCGTTTCTCTGCTTCTTGAAAAAACCGGAATCACATACACCAGCGCCGTCTTTGTAACTACTGCCCTTGTGGTGCTGTGGGCTCTGATAGGAGGTCTGAGAGGTGTTGCGTGGACTGATGCCGTGCAGGGAGGCGTTATGCTTTTTGCAGCAGTTGCAGCGGTACTCTGGGTATACCAGTGGGGCTTCTCGGACGTTTCCTTCATCTCAGAAGTTGAAAGGCTCGGTGAGCTTCTTGTGGTCCCCAACAGCTTCTGGACGCCCGCAAAATTCGCCGGCCTTACTGTTCCGTGGTTCTTCTTTGCCCTCACCAACCCACAGGTCGTGCAGCGCCTGTTCATCCCAAAAGACAGCAATGCCCTCAGAAAGATGATTCTGCTTTTCGGAGGCTTTGGACTCATCTACACCGTGCTCGTCACGTTCCTCGGATTAGAACTCAGGACGCTTACAGAGATAGGAAAATTCCCGCTCGTAAGCAATGCTGATGCGGTAACCCCAACCCTTCTAACGCTGATGCCCGGCTGGCTTTTCCTGCTCGTAGCGTTCAGCATACTCGCAGCAGCGATTACAACTGCGAACTCAATAGTACTGGCGCTGTCCTCCATCGTTTCGAGGGACATCGCAGGAGAAAAAGGCCTCGCTGTTGGTCAAGTAGCGGTTCTCGGCATCTCGATGGCTGTAGCTGTCTTCGCCCTGATGAGACCGGGCTACATAGTCGAGCTTGCAGTGCTGTCGTCCACAATTCTGCTCAGCCTGCTTCCTCCGACTCTCGCCATTCTCGGAGTCTTGCCTCTCGGAAGGCGCGCCGGAGCAATCACAATTCTGATGGGTACCTTTACTGCAATAATGCTAATGGCATTGCACATTACTCCTGCAGGGATTCCTGCATCTCTGTGGGTTCTGTTTGTCTCACTGGCCATCTATACAGCACTAACCTTCAAGCAGCGCTCTCGATAG